Below is a window of Chloroflexota bacterium DNA.
CCCTCGGTCCCGCTCGGGCGCTCCGGCAACACCATGTACCGCACCTCGGCCGTGCTGTCCCACACGCGCACCTCGACGTCGTCGGGAAGCTCTGTCCCGAACTCGCGCAGCACGGCCCGGGGCTCGCGCACCACGCGTGAGCGATACG
It encodes the following:
- a CDS encoding nitrile hydratase subunit alpha, producing the protein YRSRVVREPRAVLREFGTELPDDVEVRVWDSTAEVRYMVLPERPSGTEGMSDPELAALVTRDAMIGVTRVQAPALVR